ATatatatcccttggaaatcattcttctcgccttaaaataagaaatatgcctccagtacatatcaactgggattgacccatgctaggcttatgcccctgggataccacccataaacacatgaaatagggatcgacccatgctagacttatgcccctgggataccacccgataagagagaacttccatcacttagttcaattaattctttgagatttgttatttcggtcgccaccacatttttgatacctatacacctataatcaaactatacacttgaaaccatctcaaaataatcaatactcatacttaaactcatatatacctaacttaggatcaaaacatatactccaacacatataacaatggctaatgcacgtagttaagtatggggtgttacaatgatGATCAAATTCCAATGACTTTTGATGATCATTCGAGGAGGACAAGGACTCAGGCTCCCCTAATTCCAGGGTCAAGGGCTCCCACTTGCGTGCCTCTGATACCAAGTACAAGGATGATGATCAAATCCTAATGACTTTTGATGATCCATTCGAGGAGGACAAGGACTCAGGCTCCCTTAGCCCTAAGGGGTCACGTGCCCCTAATGCCAAGGTCAAGGGCTCCCACTCGCTTGCCTCTAATACCAAGTACAAGGATGATGATCAAATCATAATGACTTTTGATGATCCATTCGAGGAGGATAAGGACTCAGGCTCCACTAGCCCTAAGGGGTCACGCGCCCCTAATGCCAAGGTCAAGGGCTCCCACTCGCGTGCCTCTAATACTAAGTACAAGGATGATGTTCGAATCCCAATGTCTTTTGATGATCCATTCGAGGAGGACAAGGACTCAGGTTCCCCTAGCCCTAAGGGGTCGCGTGCCCCTAATGCCTAGGTCAAGGGCTTCCACTCGCGTGCCTCTGATACCAAGTACAAGGATGATGTTCAAATCCCAATGACTTTTGATGATCCATTCGAAGAGGATAAGGACTCACGTTCATACTCCTCTAGCCCCAAGGACAAAGGATCCTACTCGTGTGCCCTTGGTACCAATTACAAGGTTTCCTCCTTGGGTGTCCTCCTTCAATTCAAAGATGACAATCAAATCCCAAAGACTTTTAATCCACTCGCGGATGATAAGGACCCAAACTCCCCTAGCCCTAAGGGCTCCTACAACGATACTGATCAAATCCCAATGACTTTTAATCCATTCGCTGATGCTAAGACCGCGGGGGCCCCAGGAACCAAAGAGTACATACACATTCGCATCCAACAAAGGAATAACAAGAAAAGCTTGAAGACTATTCAAGGTCTGAAGAAAGAATTCAGCTACGAAAAGATCCTTAAAGACTT
The sequence above is drawn from the Capsicum annuum cultivar UCD-10X-F1 unplaced genomic scaffold, UCD10Xv1.1 ctg28991, whole genome shotgun sequence genome and encodes:
- the LOC124891018 gene encoding protein translation factor SUI1 homolog 2-like is translated as MTFDDPFEEDKDSRSYSSSPKDKGSYSCALGTNYKVSSLGVLLQFKDDNQIPKTFNPLADDKDPNSPSPKGSYNDTDQIPMTFNPFADAKTAGAPGTKEYIHIRIQQRNNKKSLKTIQGLKKEFSYEKILKDFKKEFCCNGNVVQDKELGKVIQLQGDHRKNASQFLVNAGIAKKENIKIHGF